The Colias croceus chromosome 11, ilColCroc2.1 genome has a segment encoding these proteins:
- the LOC123695591 gene encoding probable cytochrome P450 9f2, with protein MLIELVVFFITALLTYAFYNNKKLKDYFHDRGIKYVPGLPVFGNAFNSMWKKRHMVEDIDAVYKAFPDEKYVGYMEGTKPIIMLRDPEIIKAVTVKDFDHFVDHKDIVPVEVEPLFGDSMFSMKGDRWRDMRTTLSPAFTSSKMRLMMPFMTEISSNIVEYIKDHIDEDINIDDLIRRYTNDVIASTAFGLQVNSLKDKTNKFYTLGQQIFNFTFISRILFIFTITFPHYAKKLKLAIFPRETTSFFKNIVFSTMEHREKNNIERPDMIQLLMEASKGKLKLEDEPIQDVAEVPEYDFKPKASTRVWSQNELVSQVFLFFIAAFESSASTLSLLVHELALNKEIQDKLYQEIRTYQEKNGSLVYEKISQLKYLDCVLNESLRKWAVAIALDRVCTKSYELPPPREGGKPCELKPGDILYCPVNSLHMDPKFFPNPEVFDPERFSDENKQNIKPFTYLPFGIGPRVCIGFRFAMMELKVLLYNLVLNFEINKCPKTADPIELAPEDVKIMAKGQSWVKFAARK; from the exons ATGCTGATTGAACTAGTTGTGTTTTTTATAACTGCGCTATTAACTTATGCGTTTTACAACAACAAAAAGTTAAAAGACTACTTCCATGACCGGGGCATCAAATATGTCCCGGGATTACCGGTTTTCGGTAATGCCTTTAATAGCATGTGGAAGAAAAGGCACATGGTTGAAGATATAGATGCTGTGTATAAAGCGTTCCCGGATGAAAA ATATGTGGGGTACATGGAAGGTACGAAGCCGATTATAATGCTCCGAGACCCGGAGATCATCAAAGCGGTCACAGTCAAAGATTTCGACCATTTTGTTGATCACAAGGATATCGTGCCGGTCGAGGTGGAACCTCTGTTTGGGGATAGCATGTTTAGTATGAAAG GTGATAGATGGCGAGACATGCGTACCACGTTGAGTCCAGCTTTCACCAGCTCTAAGATGCGTTTGATGATGCCCTTCATGACAGAAATAAGTTCTAATATCGTGGAGTATATTAAAG ATCACATTGACGAAGACATAAACATTGATGATCTAATAAGGAGATACACGAATGACGTCATAGCTTCAACAGCATTTGGCCTGCAAGTCAATTCCCTCAAGGATAAAACTAATAAGTTCTACACCTTGGGCCAGCAgatttttaactttactttCATCAGCCGTATCCTCTTCATCTTCACAATCACGTTCCCGCATTATGCGAAG aaattaaaattagcgATATTCCCTCGTGAAACGACATCGTTTTTCAAGAACATTGTATTCAGCACTATGGAGCACAgagagaaaaataatatagagcgACCCGATATGATACAACTATTAATGGAAGCTTCCAAag GTAAGCTCAAATTGGAAGATGAACCGATTCAAGACGTTGCTGAAGTACCAGAATATGACTTTAAACCTAAAGCAAGTACAAGAG tctGGTCGCAGAACGAGTTAGTGAGCCAAGTATTTCTTTTCTTCATCGCTGCCTTTGAAAGCTCAGCGTCAACTCTTTCTTTGCTCGTACATGAATTGGCATTAAACAAAGAAATTCAAGATAAATTATACCAGGAGATCAGAACTTACCAAGAGAAAAATGGAAGTTTGGTCTACGAGAAAATTAGTCAGCTCAAGTATTTGGACTGCGTGTTGAATG AATCTCTAAGGAAGTGGGCTGTTGCAATAGCATTGGATCGTGTTTGTACAAAATCTTATGAATTACCTCCACCGAGAGAGGGAGGAAAGCCTTGTGAG cTAAAGCCCGGAGATATCCTGTATTGTCCAGTGAATTCACTCCACATGGATCCCAAATTCTTCCCAAATCCAGAAGTTTTCGATCCGGAAAGATTCTCAGATGAAAACAAACAGAATATTAAGCCTTTCACTTACCTGCCTTTCGGAATTGGACCGAGAGTCTGTATTG GTTTTCGATTTGCCATGATGGAATTGAAGGTGCTTCTATATAACTTAGTGTTAAActtcgaaataaataaatgcccAAAAACAGCGGACCCCATAGAACTTGCTCCAGAGGATGTTAAAATTATGGCCAAAGGTCAGAGCTGGGTGAAATTTGCAGCAAGgaaataa